The Phormidium yuhuli AB48 DNA window CGGGGATAAAGAGAACATCAGCTCCCTGGCGCGACAGGTGACGGTAGAGTTCGGGGAAACGCACGTCATAACAAACCGATAGCCCCAGTTGCCCTAAATCGGGGGAGGCGTAGACGGGGGGTAGGTCGCTACCGGCGCGAACGGTACTGGATTCTTGGTATGTGTTACCGTCGGGCAAGTTAACATCAAATAAGTGGACCTTGTGGTAGCGGGCCAGTTCCGTACCACTGGGGTCAATGAGCAAGGCGGTATTGTAAGCCTGAGTCTCGCTGACGGGGATGGGAAACCCTCCCCCGAGCATCGTCACTTGATAGCGTTGCGCCATGGTTTTGAGGAACAGTTCGCTCTCTTGAGCAATTTGGGGCGCTTGGGCAATTTTTTCTGCTTCTTCTCCGAGGAAGGAGAAGTTTTCCGGCAATCCTATGAGTTCGGCTCCTCGGCGCACAGCAAGGTCGATTAACTCTTCCGCTTGTGCCAAGTTTTGATGGAGATCTGGCACGCTGGTCATTTGAATTGCCGCAGCAAGGTAGGACTTCATGGATTCTTCTCGAAAGGACGGTCGATATCGGGCTTCAATGGTATTCGCAATCGCGACCTTAACGATTTTAGCGGCGATCGCTCCCCGGGCAAATGGTCAGGAGCCATGCCGACGCACGGATGACTACACCCTCTGTTTTGACCGGGATTGGCTACGGTATTATACCCAGCCTCAGTCCGATCTCGATTGGCAAACCTATCTCCGCAGTCGGGTTCCCCCGGATGCCTCGGACTATTATCCAGAAATTAACGGGGTTTACCGTGAGCTACTACAACGCACGGCGACTCCCCGGGAACTGGAACAGTGGTCTCATGCGCTGTTGGCGGGACTGTCGATTACGGAATTTCGGCGCACGTTGGTGCAAGGGGAGGAGGTGACGGCTCGAATCAATGGCATTTATCAGGCTATTCTGGGACGGGATGTGGATGAGAGTGGCTTAGAAACCTGGAGGCGCAAGCTCATGGATGGGGGAACCCTGGGGGATGTCTATGAGGATGTCTCGAATAGTGAGGAAGCTCTACAATTACGGTAACCCGCCTTTGATGTCCAACTCTTGATTGTCCAGTATCACCCTGTGGGGTATGACCAAACAAACGTTTTCCATTGCCAAGCTCTATCATGAGCGCACCAAATATGACCCGGAGACCATCAATCAACGGGTTCCTGATATTGATTGGGAGCGCCCGCCTGTTCCCTTTAAGGACTATCCCATTGGGACTCGCATTGATTTAAAGCCTCATATCGGCGATCGCCAAACGGTTCTCTCGCGCCTCTCCCATCTGCTCTATTGCACCTATGGGCTGACAGCTCGGATTCCTCAGATGGCTCAACAGGATTTGTTGCTACGAGCGGCCCCCTCGGCGGGGGGACTCTATCCGGCGGAAGTGTATCTGTTGTCTCGGGGGGAGGGAGAGCTACCCCCAGGACGGTACAACTACCAGGTGCGAGACCA harbors:
- a CDS encoding DUF4214 domain-containing protein, translated to MVFAIATLTILAAIAPRANGQEPCRRTDDYTLCFDRDWLRYYTQPQSDLDWQTYLRSRVPPDASDYYPEINGVYRELLQRTATPRELEQWSHALLAGLSITEFRRTLVQGEEVTARINGIYQAILGRDVDESGLETWRRKLMDGGTLGDVYEDVSNSEEALQLR
- a CDS encoding carbon-nitrogen hydrolase family protein → MKSYLAAAIQMTSVPDLHQNLAQAEELIDLAVRRGAELIGLPENFSFLGEEAEKIAQAPQIAQESELFLKTMAQRYQVTMLGGGFPIPVSETQAYNTALLIDPSGTELARYHKVHLFDVNLPDGNTYQESSTVRAGSDLPPVYASPDLGQLGLSVCYDVRFPELYRHLSRQGADVLFIPAAFTAYTGKDHWQVLLQARAIENTAYVIAPAQTGRHYGIRQSHGHAVIIDPWGTVIADAGTKVGIAIAEINPQRLEQVRGQMPSLQHRVFA